From the genome of Duffyella gerundensis, one region includes:
- the ispH gene encoding 4-hydroxy-3-methylbut-2-enyl diphosphate reductase, translating to MQILLANPRGFCAGVDRAISIVERALEMYGAPIYVRHEVVHNRYVVNSLRERGAIFIEEISEVPDGAILIFSAHGVSQAVRAEAKARALTMLFDATCPLVTKVHMEVARASRKGTEAILIGHAGHPEVQGTMGQYSNDNGGMYLVEAPEDVFKLQVKDENNLCFMTQTTLSVDDTSDIIDALRERFPKIVGPRKDDICYATTNRQEAVRSLAEEAEVVLVVGSKNSSNSNRLAELAQRAGKLARLIDSADDIQEAWLKDVTCVGVTAGASAPDILVQQVIQRLRELGGVDVTELSGREENIVFEVPKELRVDVRQL from the coding sequence ATGCAAATCCTGTTGGCTAACCCACGCGGATTTTGTGCTGGCGTAGATCGTGCCATCAGCATCGTTGAGCGGGCGCTGGAAATGTACGGCGCGCCAATCTATGTGCGTCACGAAGTGGTGCATAACCGTTATGTGGTGAATAGCCTGCGTGAGCGCGGCGCCATCTTTATTGAAGAGATCAGCGAAGTACCGGACGGTGCAATTCTGATTTTTTCTGCTCACGGCGTCTCTCAGGCGGTACGTGCGGAAGCGAAAGCGCGTGCGCTGACCATGTTGTTCGATGCGACTTGTCCACTGGTGACCAAAGTGCATATGGAAGTGGCGCGAGCCAGCCGCAAAGGCACCGAAGCGATTCTGATCGGCCATGCAGGCCATCCGGAAGTGCAGGGCACCATGGGACAGTACAGCAATGACAACGGCGGGATGTATCTGGTGGAAGCGCCGGAAGATGTCTTTAAGCTGCAGGTAAAAGATGAGAACAACCTGTGCTTTATGACGCAAACCACGCTCTCTGTGGATGACACCTCCGATATCATCGATGCGTTGCGTGAGCGCTTTCCAAAAATTGTTGGCCCGCGTAAAGATGATATTTGTTATGCCACCACCAACCGTCAGGAAGCGGTGCGTTCGTTGGCCGAAGAGGCCGAGGTGGTGCTGGTGGTAGGATCGAAAAATTCCTCCAACTCGAATCGCCTTGCCGAACTGGCACAGCGTGCGGGCAAACTGGCACGCCTGATCGATTCTGCCGATGACATTCAGGAAGCCTGGCTGAAAGATGTCACCTGCGTTGGCGTGACGGCCGGTGCGTCAGCACCTGATATTCTGGTGCAGCAGGTGATTCAGCGTTTACGCGAACTGGGCGGCGTCGACGTTACCGAGCTGAGCGGTCGCGAAGAGAACATCGTGTTTGAAGTGCCTAAAGAGCTGCGGGTGGATGTCCGCCAGCTCTGA
- the dapB gene encoding 4-hydroxy-tetrahydrodipicolinate reductase, with the protein MNNIRIAVVGAPGRMGRILIQAAIEAEGVMLGAAIARKGSSLVGCDAGELAASGKTGVAISDNLDAVVDDFDVLIDFTRPEGTLEYLAFCRQHRKAMVIGTTGFDDAGKAAIQAAAADIAIVFAANFSVGVNLVLMLLEKTAKVMGDYADIEIIEAHHRHKVDAPSGTALAMGEAIADAMHWDLNAHAVYAREGHTGERAPQTIGFATVRAGDIVGEHTAMFADVGERVEITHKATSRMTFAKGAVRAASWLKSHESGLYDMRDVLNLADL; encoded by the coding sequence ATGAATAATATCCGCATCGCTGTGGTCGGCGCACCGGGACGTATGGGGCGCATTTTAATTCAGGCAGCGATTGAGGCTGAAGGTGTCATGCTGGGCGCGGCAATTGCGCGTAAAGGATCGTCGCTGGTGGGTTGTGATGCCGGTGAACTGGCCGCTAGCGGCAAAACGGGCGTGGCGATAAGCGACAATCTTGACGCTGTGGTGGATGATTTCGATGTGCTGATCGACTTTACCCGTCCGGAAGGCACGCTGGAATATCTGGCTTTTTGTCGCCAGCATCGTAAAGCGATGGTGATAGGCACCACCGGCTTTGATGATGCGGGTAAAGCGGCAATCCAGGCCGCCGCGGCGGATATCGCTATTGTCTTTGCGGCTAACTTTAGCGTCGGCGTTAATCTGGTATTGATGCTGCTGGAGAAAACCGCAAAAGTGATGGGCGACTATGCCGACATTGAAATTATCGAAGCGCATCACCGTCACAAAGTGGATGCGCCTTCGGGCACCGCACTGGCGATGGGCGAAGCCATTGCCGATGCGATGCACTGGGATCTTAATGCACATGCAGTCTATGCGCGCGAAGGCCATACCGGTGAACGCGCGCCGCAGACCATCGGCTTCGCTACCGTGCGAGCAGGTGACATTGTGGGTGAGCACACTGCGATGTTTGCCGACGTTGGCGAGCGGGTTGAAATTACGCATAAGGCGACCAGCCGCATGACTTTTGCCAAAGGCGCGGTACGTGCTGCCTCATGGCTTAAGAGCCATGAAAGTGGGCTTTATGATATGCGCGACGTGCTGAATTTAGCGGATTTATGA
- the carA gene encoding glutamine-hydrolyzing carbamoyl-phosphate synthase small subunit, giving the protein MIKSALLVLEDGTQFHGRAIGATGSAVGEVVFNTSMTGYQEILTDPSYSRQIVTLTYPHIGNVGTNAADEESTQVHAQGLVIRDLPLMASNYRSEEGLSEYLCRLNIVGIADIDTRKLTRLLREKGAQNGCIIAGDNPDAALALQKAQAFPGLKGMDLAKEVTIKEAYRWTQGSWTLEGDLPEQKADADLPYHVVAYDYGVKRNILRMLVDRGCRLTVVPAQTSAAEVLKLNPDGIFLSNGPGDPEPCDYAIEAIKAFLETDVPVFGICLGHQLLALASGATTIKMKLGHHGGNHPVKDHDNNTVMITAQNHGFAVNEQTLPANLRITHTSLFDHTVQGIHRTDKPAFSFQGHPEASPGPGDAAPLFDHFIELIEAYRSKATLSGAK; this is encoded by the coding sequence TTGATTAAGTCAGCACTTTTGGTTCTGGAAGACGGAACCCAATTCCACGGTCGGGCCATCGGGGCAACGGGGTCGGCAGTGGGGGAAGTTGTTTTCAACACTTCAATGACCGGTTATCAAGAAATCCTTACTGATCCTTCCTATTCCCGCCAAATCGTCACTCTCACTTATCCCCATATCGGTAATGTCGGCACCAATGCCGCCGACGAAGAATCCACTCAGGTACATGCGCAAGGTTTGGTGATTCGTGACCTGCCGCTGATGGCCAGCAATTACCGTAGTGAAGAAGGGCTATCTGAGTATCTGTGCCGCCTTAACATTGTCGGCATTGCTGATATCGACACGCGCAAGCTGACACGTCTGCTACGTGAAAAAGGCGCACAGAACGGCTGCATTATTGCGGGCGACAATCCGGATGCAGCGTTGGCGCTGCAAAAGGCGCAGGCGTTTCCTGGCCTGAAGGGGATGGATCTGGCGAAAGAAGTCACTATTAAAGAAGCGTACCGCTGGACCCAGGGCAGCTGGACGCTGGAAGGCGATCTGCCCGAGCAAAAGGCCGATGCCGACCTGCCTTATCACGTGGTGGCGTATGACTACGGCGTCAAGCGCAACATCCTGCGTATGCTGGTAGATCGCGGCTGCCGTTTAACGGTAGTGCCTGCACAGACCTCAGCAGCAGAGGTGCTGAAACTCAATCCGGACGGCATTTTCCTTTCCAACGGCCCTGGCGATCCAGAGCCGTGTGATTACGCCATTGAGGCTATTAAAGCGTTCCTGGAAACGGACGTTCCGGTGTTTGGTATCTGCCTTGGACATCAGCTGCTGGCTCTGGCCAGCGGCGCCACCACCATCAAAATGAAGCTTGGCCATCATGGCGGCAACCATCCGGTAAAAGATCACGATAACAATACCGTGATGATCACCGCACAGAACCACGGCTTTGCGGTAAATGAGCAGACGCTGCCTGCAAACCTGCGTATCACGCACACGTCGCTGTTTGACCACACGGTGCAGGGCATTCACCGCACCGACAAACCTGCCTTTAGCTTCCAGGGACACCCTGAAGCGAGCCCAGGGCCGGGCGATGCCGCGCCGCTGTTTGACCACTTTATTGAATTGATTGAAGCCTACCGTTCTAAAGCGACGTTATCAGGAGCTAAATAA
- the carB gene encoding carbamoyl-phosphate synthase large subunit — MPKRTDIKSILILGAGPIVIGQACEFDYSGAQACKALREEGYRVILVNSNPATIMTDPEMADATYIEPIHWEVVRKIIEKERPDAVLPTMGGQTALNCALELERQGVLEEFGVTMIGATADAIDKAEDRQRFDKAMKSIGLDTARSGIAHNMDEALKVAEDVGFPCIIRPSFTMGGTGGGIAYNREEFEEICERGLDLSPTNELLIDESLIGWKEYEMEVVRDKNDNCIIVCSIENFDAMGIHTGDSITVAPAQTLTDKEYQIMRNASMAVLREIGVETGGSNVQFSVNPENGRLIIIEMNPRVSRSSALASKATGFPIAKVAAKLAVGYTLDELMNDITGGRTPASFEPSIDYVVTKIPRFNFEKFAGANDRLTTQMKSVGEVMAIGRTFQESMQKALRGLEVGAHGFDPVVNLADPEAMTRIRRELKDAGAERIWYVGDAFRAGMSLDAIFNLTNIDRWFLVQIEELIQLEAQVAQQGVNGLTADFLRALKRKGFADVRLAKLAGVSEFEIRKLREKYALHPVYKRVDTCAAEFSTDTAYMYSTYEEECEANPNQDREKIMVLGGGPNRIGQGIEFDYCCVHASLALREDGYETIMVNCNPETVSTDYDTSDRLYFEPVTLEDVLEIARIEKPKGVIVQYGGQTPLKLARALEAAGVPIIGTSPDAIDRAEDRERFQQAVDRLQLKQPANATVTALEHAVEKAAEIGYPLVVRPSYVLGGRAMEIVYDEVDLKRYFQTAVSVSNDAPVLLDRFLDDAVEVDVDAICDGERVLIGGIMEHIEQAGVHSGDSACSLPAYTLNKEIQDVMRQQVEKLAFELGVRGLMNVQFAVKDNEVYLIEVNPRAARTVPFVSKATGVPLAKVAARVMAGKTLAEQGVTEEVIPPYYSVKEVVLPFNKFPGVDPILGPEMRSTGEVMGVGRTFAEAFAKAMLGAQSTMKKSGRALLSVREGDKKRIVDLAIKLQKFGFELDATHGTAVVLGEAGINPRLVNKVHEGRPHIQDRLKNGEYAYIVNTTEGRQAIEDSKVIRRSALQYKVHYDTTLNGSFATTMALNADPTEKVTSVQEMHAMIKG, encoded by the coding sequence ATGCCAAAACGCACAGACATAAAATCGATCCTGATTCTTGGCGCTGGCCCAATCGTTATTGGTCAGGCATGTGAATTTGACTACTCGGGCGCGCAGGCGTGTAAAGCGCTGCGGGAAGAGGGGTATCGCGTTATTTTGGTGAACTCAAATCCGGCCACCATCATGACCGATCCGGAAATGGCGGATGCCACCTATATTGAGCCGATTCACTGGGAAGTCGTTCGCAAGATTATTGAAAAAGAGCGCCCGGATGCGGTGCTGCCAACCATGGGCGGCCAGACGGCGCTGAACTGTGCGCTGGAACTGGAACGTCAGGGCGTGCTGGAGGAGTTTGGCGTCACCATGATCGGCGCCACCGCCGATGCGATTGATAAAGCAGAAGATCGCCAGCGCTTTGATAAGGCGATGAAGAGCATTGGCCTCGACACCGCTCGCTCCGGTATCGCACACAACATGGATGAAGCGCTGAAAGTGGCTGAAGATGTCGGCTTTCCCTGCATCATCCGTCCTTCGTTTACCATGGGCGGCACCGGCGGCGGTATTGCTTACAATCGCGAAGAGTTTGAAGAGATCTGTGAACGCGGTCTGGATCTCTCGCCAACCAATGAGCTGCTGATTGATGAGTCGCTGATTGGCTGGAAAGAGTATGAAATGGAAGTGGTGCGCGACAAAAATGATAACTGCATCATTGTCTGCTCCATCGAAAACTTCGACGCCATGGGCATTCATACCGGTGACTCGATTACCGTGGCACCGGCGCAGACGCTGACCGACAAAGAATATCAAATCATGCGTAACGCCTCGATGGCGGTACTGCGTGAAATCGGCGTAGAGACCGGCGGCTCGAATGTGCAGTTCTCGGTCAATCCGGAAAATGGCCGTTTGATCATCATCGAGATGAACCCGCGCGTATCGCGCTCTTCCGCGCTGGCGTCCAAAGCCACCGGCTTCCCGATTGCCAAAGTTGCCGCCAAGCTGGCGGTAGGCTATACGCTGGATGAGCTGATGAACGATATCACCGGCGGCCGTACGCCCGCCTCGTTCGAGCCTTCTATCGACTACGTGGTCACGAAAATTCCACGTTTTAACTTTGAAAAATTTGCCGGTGCCAACGATCGCCTGACCACGCAGATGAAGTCGGTGGGTGAAGTGATGGCCATCGGTCGCACGTTTCAGGAGTCGATGCAGAAAGCGCTGCGCGGCCTGGAAGTCGGTGCACACGGCTTCGATCCGGTGGTCAACCTTGCCGATCCGGAAGCGATGACGCGCATTCGCCGTGAACTGAAAGATGCTGGCGCCGAGCGTATCTGGTACGTTGGCGACGCGTTCCGTGCAGGAATGTCGTTAGATGCCATCTTTAACCTGACCAACATCGACCGCTGGTTCCTGGTGCAGATTGAAGAGCTGATTCAGCTGGAAGCTCAGGTGGCACAGCAGGGCGTAAACGGCCTGACCGCCGATTTCCTGCGGGCGCTGAAGCGCAAGGGCTTTGCAGACGTTCGTCTGGCGAAACTGGCAGGCGTTTCAGAGTTCGAAATCCGCAAGCTGCGTGAGAAATATGCGCTGCACCCGGTCTACAAACGTGTTGATACCTGTGCCGCCGAGTTCTCTACCGACACCGCCTACATGTACTCAACCTATGAAGAAGAGTGCGAAGCCAATCCGAATCAGGATCGTGAAAAAATCATGGTGCTGGGCGGCGGTCCTAACCGTATCGGCCAGGGCATTGAGTTTGACTACTGCTGCGTACACGCCTCGCTGGCGCTGCGTGAAGATGGCTATGAAACCATCATGGTCAACTGTAATCCAGAGACCGTCTCCACCGATTACGACACCTCAGATCGTCTCTATTTCGAGCCGGTGACGCTGGAAGATGTGCTGGAAATTGCCCGCATCGAAAAGCCGAAAGGTGTGATTGTTCAGTATGGCGGTCAGACGCCGCTGAAGCTGGCGCGCGCGCTGGAAGCCGCAGGCGTACCGATTATCGGTACCAGCCCGGATGCTATTGACCGTGCGGAAGATCGTGAGCGCTTCCAGCAGGCGGTGGATCGCCTGCAGCTGAAGCAGCCTGCAAACGCCACGGTTACCGCGCTGGAACATGCGGTAGAGAAGGCAGCAGAAATCGGTTATCCGCTGGTGGTACGTCCTTCCTATGTTCTGGGCGGCCGCGCGATGGAAATCGTTTATGACGAAGTCGACCTGAAGCGTTATTTCCAGACGGCGGTATCGGTGTCCAACGATGCGCCAGTGCTGCTCGACCGTTTCCTCGATGATGCGGTTGAAGTGGATGTTGATGCTATCTGCGATGGCGAGCGCGTGCTGATTGGCGGCATCATGGAACACATTGAGCAGGCGGGCGTGCACTCCGGTGACTCTGCCTGTTCGCTGCCCGCTTACACTCTGAATAAAGAGATTCAGGACGTAATGCGTCAGCAGGTGGAAAAACTGGCCTTCGAATTAGGTGTCCGTGGCCTGATGAACGTGCAGTTTGCCGTCAAAGATAATGAGGTTTACCTGATTGAGGTCAACCCGCGTGCCGCGCGTACCGTGCCTTTCGTATCGAAAGCGACCGGCGTGCCGCTGGCTAAAGTCGCCGCGCGCGTGATGGCCGGCAAAACGCTGGCCGAGCAGGGCGTAACCGAAGAGGTGATCCCACCTTATTACTCGGTAAAAGAAGTGGTGCTGCCGTTCAACAAATTCCCTGGCGTCGACCCGATTCTTGGCCCGGAAATGCGTTCAACCGGTGAAGTAATGGGCGTTGGCCGTACCTTTGCGGAAGCCTTTGCCAAAGCGATGCTCGGTGCACAGTCCACCATGAAAAAATCGGGCCGCGCGCTGCTGTCGGTGCGCGAAGGTGACAAGAAGCGCATTGTCGATCTGGCCATCAAGCTGCAGAAGTTTGGCTTTGAGCTGGATGCCACGCATGGCACCGCAGTGGTGCTGGGCGAAGCCGGAATTAATCCACGCCTGGTAAATAAAGTGCATGAAGGCCGACCGCATATTCAGGATCGCCTGAAGAATGGTGAATATGCCTATATTGTCAACACCACCGAAGGGCGTCAGGCGATTGAAGACTCGAAGGTCATTCGTCGCAGCGCGTTGCAGTACAAGGTGCATTATGACACCACGCTGAATGGCAGCTTCGCCACCACCATGGCGCTAAACGCTGACCCAACGGAAAAAGTGACCTCGGTGCAAGAGATGCATGCCATGATCAAAGGCTGA
- the folA gene encoding type 3 dihydrofolate reductase: MISLIAALAADRVIGMENAMPWNLPADLAWFKRNTLNKPVIMGRLTWESIGRPLPGRLNIVVSSQPGHAEGVTWVSSLDEAIAAAGEAEEIMIIGGGRIYEQMLPKADRLYLTHIDAEIVGDTQFPDYEPDEWHSTFSEFHDADAQNSHSYCFEILERRR, encoded by the coding sequence ATGATTAGTTTAATCGCCGCATTGGCCGCCGACCGTGTGATTGGTATGGAAAACGCCATGCCGTGGAACCTGCCCGCTGATTTAGCCTGGTTCAAACGCAATACGCTGAACAAACCGGTGATCATGGGACGCCTGACCTGGGAATCCATTGGTCGCCCGCTGCCGGGCCGCCTGAATATCGTGGTGAGCAGCCAGCCCGGTCACGCTGAAGGCGTCACCTGGGTCAGCTCGCTGGACGAGGCGATCGCCGCCGCTGGCGAGGCTGAAGAGATCATGATCATTGGCGGCGGACGCATTTATGAGCAGATGCTGCCGAAAGCCGATCGTCTTTATCTGACCCATATTGATGCGGAAATTGTCGGTGATACGCAATTCCCGGATTATGAGCCGGATGAATGGCACTCCACCTTCAGTGAATTTCATGATGCGGATGCGCAGAATTCTCACAGCTACTGTTTTGAGATCCTCGAGCGCCGTCGTTAA
- a CDS encoding PhoX family protein, whose amino-acid sequence MTDKIPHLDAERLRNPKRRQLLAATGAVGLTGFLSGATLSGSAQAADVSGAPQNSKLLGFTGIPASTADAMVVAKGYRAEVLISWGEPLVDGAPAFDPEGKNSAADQEKQFGDNNDGMSFFPIDEHRGLLAINNEYVNEQYLFAHGGKKATSLEDVRKSQAAHGVSVVEIARQADNRWQVVRPSRYNRRITANTEMRFSGPAAGDKALQTAADPAGMKVFGTFGNCANGKTPWGTYLTCEENYDTYFGTKQADFKITPQQKRYTLEPNEPERNWSDFDERFDVAKNPNEFNRHGWIVEIDPMDPHSVPVKRTALGRFKHENAAVTVAKSGELVVYMGDDERGEYIYKFVSHGKVDNANPAANKTLLDEGTLYVAEFVGDHSGTPLKGTGRWLPLVHGQQGLTAENGFASQADVLINARAAADRVNATRMDRPEWIAVNPHDGRAYCTLTNNSKRGDEGMPVNAANPRPKNIYGQIIRWDEKGDATAKAFSWDIFALCGNPIAHPEGIYRGTPNITAENTFNSPDGLGFDRDGRLWILTDGKYSNKGDFEGQGNNQMLTGDPQTGEIRRFMVGPKSCELTGIAFTPDYKTLFVNVQHPGEEGDSHFPNDSPRPRSSVIMVTREDGGVIGA is encoded by the coding sequence ATGACCGATAAAATCCCCCACCTTGATGCCGAACGCCTGCGCAATCCCAAACGCCGTCAGCTGTTAGCCGCCACCGGCGCCGTTGGCCTGACCGGTTTTCTTTCTGGCGCCACCTTGTCGGGTAGCGCGCAGGCTGCTGATGTTAGCGGCGCACCGCAAAACAGCAAGCTGCTGGGCTTTACCGGGATCCCTGCCTCAACCGCCGATGCAATGGTGGTAGCCAAAGGCTATCGCGCTGAAGTGCTGATTTCCTGGGGTGAACCGCTGGTGGATGGCGCACCGGCGTTTGATCCAGAGGGTAAAAACAGCGCAGCCGATCAGGAAAAACAGTTTGGCGATAATAACGATGGCATGAGCTTTTTTCCGATCGACGAACATCGCGGCCTGTTGGCGATCAACAATGAATATGTCAATGAGCAGTACCTGTTCGCTCACGGCGGCAAAAAGGCCACCAGCCTTGAGGACGTGCGTAAATCACAGGCGGCCCACGGCGTTTCAGTTGTAGAGATTGCACGCCAGGCTGACAATCGCTGGCAGGTTGTGCGTCCATCCCGCTATAACCGCCGCATTACCGCCAATACCGAGATGCGTTTCTCCGGTCCGGCAGCGGGCGACAAGGCGTTGCAGACCGCTGCCGATCCCGCAGGCATGAAGGTATTTGGCACCTTTGGCAACTGCGCTAACGGCAAGACGCCGTGGGGCACTTATCTGACCTGCGAAGAGAACTACGACACCTACTTCGGTACCAAACAGGCAGACTTCAAGATTACGCCGCAGCAAAAACGCTACACCCTTGAGCCCAACGAGCCGGAACGCAACTGGTCCGATTTTGATGAGCGCTTTGACGTTGCCAAAAATCCCAATGAGTTTAATCGCCACGGCTGGATCGTCGAGATCGATCCGATGGATCCGCATTCTGTGCCGGTGAAGCGCACCGCATTAGGCCGCTTCAAACATGAAAACGCAGCGGTCACCGTGGCTAAAAGCGGTGAGCTGGTTGTGTACATGGGCGATGACGAACGCGGCGAATATATCTATAAATTCGTGTCGCACGGTAAGGTCGATAACGCTAACCCCGCCGCCAACAAAACCTTGCTGGATGAAGGCACGCTCTATGTCGCGGAGTTTGTCGGTGACCACAGCGGCACGCCACTGAAAGGCACCGGCCGCTGGCTGCCGCTGGTGCACGGTCAGCAGGGTTTGACCGCAGAGAATGGCTTTGCCAGCCAGGCAGATGTATTAATCAACGCCCGTGCCGCCGCCGATCGGGTCAATGCAACCCGTATGGATCGTCCGGAGTGGATCGCAGTGAATCCACACGATGGTCGCGCTTATTGCACACTGACCAACAACAGCAAACGCGGTGATGAAGGCATGCCAGTCAATGCCGCTAATCCACGGCCAAAAAACATCTACGGCCAGATTATTCGCTGGGATGAAAAAGGCGATGCCACGGCGAAAGCCTTTAGCTGGGATATTTTTGCGCTCTGTGGCAATCCGATTGCGCATCCGGAGGGTATTTATCGCGGTACACCCAATATCACCGCTGAAAATACCTTCAACAGCCCGGATGGCCTCGGCTTTGACCGTGATGGTCGCCTGTGGATTCTGACCGACGGTAAATACAGCAATAAAGGGGATTTTGAGGGGCAGGGCAACAATCAGATGCTCACCGGCGATCCGCAGACCGGTGAGATTCGACGCTTTATGGTGGGACCAAAATCCTGCGAGCTGACCGGCATCGCCTTTACGCCAGACTACAAAACGCTGTTTGTTAACGTGCAGCATCCGGGTGAAGAGGGCGATTCACATTTCCCGAATGACAGTCCGCGTCCGCGCTCGTCGGTGATTATGGTAACGCGTGAAGATGGCGGCGTAATCGGCGCGTGA
- the apaH gene encoding bis(5'-nucleosyl)-tetraphosphatase (symmetrical) ApaH, whose translation MSTYLIGDVHGCYDELQSLLAQVAFDPTQDTLWLTGDLVARGPGSLEVLRYVRSLGDAVRLVLGNHDLHLLAVYAGISRNKPKDRLTPLLEAEDADELINWLRRQPLLQVDEEKKLVMAHAGITPQWDLETAKVCAREVEAVLSSDSYPLFLDAMYGDMPNNWTPELTGLSRLRFSTNALTRMRYCFPNGQLDMISKETPESAPPPLKPWFAIEGPVARDYTIVFGHWASLEGKGTPPGVIGLDTGCCWGGVLTMLRWDDQSWFAQPSNRERPLDE comes from the coding sequence ATGAGTACCTATCTTATTGGCGACGTTCATGGTTGCTACGATGAACTGCAGTCGCTGCTGGCCCAGGTGGCTTTTGATCCCACTCAGGATACGTTGTGGCTGACCGGCGATCTGGTCGCTCGCGGCCCGGGCTCGCTGGAGGTGCTACGCTATGTGCGTTCCCTGGGCGATGCCGTGAGGCTGGTGCTTGGTAATCACGATCTGCATCTGCTGGCGGTCTACGCTGGTATCAGCCGCAATAAACCCAAGGATCGCCTGACGCCGCTGCTGGAAGCAGAGGATGCCGATGAGCTGATCAACTGGCTACGTCGCCAGCCATTGCTGCAGGTAGACGAAGAGAAAAAGCTGGTGATGGCCCATGCCGGTATTACACCGCAGTGGGATCTGGAAACGGCTAAAGTCTGCGCGCGTGAAGTGGAAGCAGTGCTGTCGAGCGACAGCTACCCGCTGTTTCTTGATGCGATGTATGGCGATATGCCGAATAACTGGACGCCAGAACTCACCGGTTTGTCACGGTTACGTTTCAGCACCAACGCACTCACACGCATGCGTTACTGCTTTCCAAACGGCCAGCTGGATATGATCAGTAAAGAGACGCCGGAATCCGCACCACCGCCGCTGAAGCCATGGTTCGCCATTGAAGGGCCGGTCGCACGCGACTATACCATTGTCTTTGGCCACTGGGCTTCACTGGAAGGCAAAGGGACGCCACCGGGCGTGATTGGCCTTGATACCGGCTGCTGTTGGGGCGGCGTGCTGACGATGTTACGCTGGGACGATCAGAGCTGGTTTGCGCAGCCGTCCAACCGCGAACGGCCGCTGGACGAATAA
- the apaG gene encoding Co2+/Mg2+ efflux protein ApaG has protein sequence MNDSPRVCVQVQSVYIATHSSPEDERYVFAYTITVRNLGRNTVQLIGRYWLITNGNGEASEVEGEGVVGEQPYIEPGDEFQYTSGAVLETPLGTMQGHYVMVDNEGESFQVEIPVFRLAVPSHVH, from the coding sequence ATGAACGATTCGCCCCGGGTTTGTGTTCAGGTACAAAGCGTTTACATTGCAACTCACTCTTCGCCTGAAGATGAGCGTTATGTTTTTGCCTATACCATCACCGTGCGCAATCTGGGGCGTAATACGGTTCAGCTGATCGGCCGCTACTGGCTGATCACCAACGGCAATGGCGAAGCGTCCGAAGTTGAAGGTGAAGGCGTGGTTGGCGAGCAGCCGTACATTGAACCCGGCGACGAGTTCCAGTACACCAGCGGCGCCGTGCTGGAAACGCCGCTCGGTACTATGCAGGGCCATTACGTCATGGTCGACAATGAAGGCGAAAGCTTTCAGGTGGAGATCCCTGTTTTTCGCCTCGCCGTGCCCTCGCATGTCCATTGA
- the rsmA gene encoding 16S rRNA (adenine(1518)-N(6)/adenine(1519)-N(6))-dimethyltransferase RsmA encodes MNNRVHQGHFARKRFGQNFLNDSYIIDSIVSAIHPQKHEALIEIGPGLGALTEPVAERLDALTVIELDRDLAARLQTHPFLGPKLTIYQQDAMTFNFAELAAERGQPLRVFGNLPYNISTPLMFHLFSYTDAIKDMHFMLQKEVVNRLVAGPGSKAYGRLTVMAQYYCNVIPVLEVPPESFTPAPKVDSAVVRLVPHTSDQRPSVSDVRVLSRITTEAFGKRRKTLRNSLGHLFSAEVLAEMGIDATLRAENISVAQYCQLANWLSTHPEQPQES; translated from the coding sequence ATGAATAATCGCGTCCACCAGGGCCACTTCGCCCGCAAACGTTTTGGACAGAACTTCCTGAACGATTCCTACATCATCGACAGCATCGTCTCCGCCATTCATCCTCAGAAGCATGAGGCGCTGATTGAAATCGGCCCGGGTCTGGGTGCCTTAACCGAGCCGGTCGCCGAACGCCTTGATGCCCTGACGGTGATTGAACTGGATCGGGATTTAGCCGCACGGCTACAAACTCATCCGTTCCTCGGTCCAAAGCTGACCATTTATCAGCAGGATGCCATGACGTTCAACTTTGCCGAGCTGGCCGCCGAGCGCGGTCAGCCGTTGCGCGTGTTTGGTAACCTGCCCTACAACATCTCGACGCCGTTGATGTTCCATCTTTTCAGCTATACTGATGCGATCAAAGATATGCACTTTATGCTGCAGAAAGAGGTGGTTAACCGACTGGTTGCCGGACCGGGCAGCAAAGCCTATGGTCGACTCACGGTGATGGCGCAATATTATTGCAACGTGATCCCGGTACTGGAAGTGCCGCCAGAGTCCTTTACGCCGGCACCGAAAGTGGATTCGGCGGTGGTACGCCTGGTGCCTCACACTAGCGATCAACGTCCGTCAGTAAGTGATGTGCGCGTATTGAGCCGCATCACCACAGAAGCGTTCGGTAAACGTCGTAAAACCTTACGCAACAGTTTGGGTCACCTGTTCAGCGCTGAAGTGCTGGCAGAGATGGGCATTGATGCCACGCTGCGTGCGGAGAATATTTCCGTTGCGCAATATTGTCAGCTGGCTAACTGGTTAAGTACGCATCCAGAGCAGCCGCAAGAGAGCTAA